The DNA sequence GCGCGTCATAGCTGGCGCGGCTCAGCATCCTGGCCTCGTCCGCCGATGCGGTCTGGTCGGGGCGGAAGCGGAAGCCCTCCAGGCGGCCGGCGAATTCGCCCTCGACCGTCACTTCGCCCTTGTCATTCACTTCGGCCACCAGGCTCTCCTTCTGCTTGAGCCGGCGCAGAAGCACGGATGTGCGCCGGTCCACAAATCGTTGGGTCAGGGCCGCGTGCAGCGCGTCCGACAGGCGGTCTTCTACAGCGCGCGTTTCCCCGCGCCAATGCTTTTCGTCCGCCACCCAGCCCGTTCTTTGCGCGACATAGGTCCAGGTGCGGATATATGCCAACCGCTTCGAAATGGCGTCGATGTCGCCAGCGGTCCGGTCGATGCGTTCGATGGCCCGGCCAAGCCAATCCGCCGGGATATGTCCATCCTGCAGGAAACCGAAGATCCGCGCCAGCAAAGTCGCATGTTCCATGGTCGAGATTCCCCGGAAATCGGGCACCCGGCACACGTCCCACAGCAGGCGCACGTCCTTGCCGCCGCGGATGCGGTCCTTGATCTCGGGAAAGTCGCGCAGGATCTTCAGCGTCGCCACGTCGTCGGCCTCGCGCCCGCGGGCCAGCAGTTCGTGGCCGGGGCCGGTCTCCAGGCTTTCGACCAGCCGGTCCATGCTGCCGAAATCCAGCTTGCCGTTGCGCCAGACCAGCCGGCTGATGGGGGCGAACCGATGGTTCTCCAGCGCGTCGATCAGCCCCTCGTCCAGGGGCTCGGCCTCTCCGGTGACGCCGAAGGTGCCGGATTCGGTGTGCCGCCCTGCCCGGCCGGCGATCTGTCCCATCTCATGGGGAAACAGCGGGCGGACCCGCTTGCCGTCGAACTTGTGCGTGGCGCTGAAGGCCACGTGCTTGATGTCCAGGTTCAGGCCCATGCCGATGGCGTCGGTGGCCACCAGATAGTCGACCTCTCCGTTCTGGTACATCTCGACCTGGGCATTGCGCGTGCGCGGCGACAGCGCCCCCATCACGACCGCGCAGCCACCCTTCTGCCGACGGATCAGCTCGGCCATCGCATAGACGTCGTCGACGCTGAAGCCCACGATCGCGCTGCGCGGCGGCATCCGGGACAGCTTCTTCGATCCTGCCCATGACAGTGTCGAGAACCGCTCCTTGCGCTCGAACTGGGTTTCGGGAACCAGGGCCGCGATGGTCGGGCGCATGGTGCTGCTGCCCAGGAAAAGCGTCTCGACGGTACCGCGCATATGCAGCAGTCGGTCGGTGAACACGTGCCCGCGCCCGGGATCGGCGCACAGCTGGATCTCGTCGATGGCCACGAAATCGGTGGCGATGTCGGGCATCGCCTCGGTTGTGGCGACCCAGTACTGGACGCGGTCGGGAACGATCCGCTCCTCTCCGGTGACCAGGGCCACGACCGAGGGGCCACGCGCGGCCACGATCCGGTCATAGACCTCGCGCGCCAGCAGGCGCAGCGGCAGGCCGATCACCCCCGACCGGTGGTTCAGCATCCGCTGGATGGCGTAGTGGGTCTTGCCCGTATTGGTCGGGCCCAGGATGGCGGTGATCCGCCCGCGCGTCGTCATGTTCATGCCTTAGATATCGGTGCCGATGCGCTTGTGTTCCAGACGTGCCTGGCCATCGATGGCTTCCTGCTGGTGGGGATGGATCGCCAGGCTGGCGCGATAGGCCGCCAGGGCGCGGGCGTCGTCGCCCATCTCCTCCAGCATGGCGCCCAGCTGGGTCAGCGCCGCAAAGTGGCGCGGCTCCAACTCCAGCGTGCGGCGCAGGTCGGCCAGCGCGGGCCCGAACTGGCCTGCCGTCGCATAGGCCGCGGCCCGCGTCTGGAAGCCTGCCGCAAAGTCGGGGGCATGGTCGGTCAACGCGGTCAGATGACCGATGGCCGACGGGATGTCCCCCATGTCCAGCGCCGCCTCTCCCCGCTGCAGCAGCAGGTCCATCGCCGGGGATCCGGACCGCGACCATTCACGCAGGATGTCGCTTTCCGCGATGCGCCAGCCCTCGCCCTCGGGCTGGGCCAGGCGCGCGAAGGCGTCGTCCAGCCCCTGGCCCGCGGCCGCGATCGGTACCACGCTTGCAATAACCACGAAAATCGTCAGAACTTTGTGACGCAATGCCGTGACGGCAGAGTGGAAATTCAGGCGGACCGCGTTCATATGTCTGGTGTAGCCCAGGCCGCAGGTCGGGCGCCAGACAAAGCGCACCAGGAGACGTGAAATGAGCGAAGTCGTGACCAAGGCCGTCCAGAAGCTGGGCGAAAAGATCGACAGCTTCGATTCTGTCGCAAAGTTCGTCATCACCGGCGAAGGCGCGATCATGATCGACGAAGACGGCGTGCGCGCCGGCGACGAGGATGCCGAGGTGACCCTGACGGCAAGCCGCGAGACATTCGAAGGCATTCTGAACGGCGACGTGAACCCCGCGACCGCCTTCATGATGGGCAAGCTGAAGATCGACGGCTCGATGGGCGTCGCGATGCAGCTGGGCCAGAAGCTGTCCTAAGCGCCCGCGTGCAGCAGGCACCCTTCCATCAGCTTCCGGACGACCGGTCGCAGCCCGCCCGCGCATTCTGGGCGCAGGCCGGCGATGGGGTCCGCCTGCGCATGGCGCATTGGCCCGCGGATGCGGCACGCGGCAGCGTGCTGCTGTTCCCCGGGCGGACCGAATACGTCGAGAAATACGCCCCCGTCGCCCATCGCCTGATGGCCGAGGGTTACGACGTCCTGTCGATCGACTGGCGTGGTCAGGGCATGTCGGACCGCCTGCAGCCCAATCCCCGCCCCGGCCATATCCGCGATTTCGCGGATTACCAGCACGACGTGGTCGAGATGATCGTGGCGGCGGAACAGCTTGACCTGCCCCGTCCGTGGCATTTGCTGGCGCATTCGATGGGCGGCTGCATCGGGTTGGCCGCGCTGGAGGGCGGCATGGCCGTGCAGAGCGCGGTGTTCTCCGCGCCCATGTGGGGCATCAATCTTCGCCGGATGCAGCAGGGCGTGGCCCTGGGTATCGCCTATCTGGCCGGACGCGTGGGGCGTGGCGGCCTGACGGCACCGGGCAGCGGCGGGGCGGCGACGACCTATCCTCTGGACGAGAGCTTCAACGCCAATCTGCTGACCGGCAACGGTGACGAATGGGCGCGTCTGGTGCGCGAGGCGGTGGCTTGGCCCGACCTGACCATCGGCGGTGCCACCTTCGATTGGGTTGGCAGGGCACTGAACGAATGCGCCCGCCTGTCGCGCATTCCATCGCCCGACATGCCGATGCTGGTGTCTGTCGGCAGCGAGGAAAAGGTCGTGTCGTCGCAGGCCATCCGGGACCGTGCCGCGCGCTGGCCGCAATCGGAGCTGCTGACCATTCCGGGGGCCAAGCACGAAATCCTGATGGAAACGGATGCGCTGCGCGACCTGTTCTACGAGGCGATGCTGGCCCGGTTCGAGGCCAGCTGACGCGACACGGACCGGGGGCCGTACGCCCCCCGACCCATCAGGATTGGGCGCTTTTCCGATCGGACGGCGTGCTGATGCTGGGCATGCGCAGGCGGATCCGCTTCAGGCGACGCGGATCGGCATCCACGACCTCGAACTCGGCGCCCGAGGGATGGGCGATCACCTCTCCGCGCAGCGGCACGCGCCCCGCCAGCATGAAGATCAGACCGCCAAGCGTGTCGATATCCTCGTCCTCGTCGCCGATCAGGCGCAGGCCGGTCTCAGCCTCGACATCGTCCAGCGCGGCACGGGCCTGGATCAGCCACTGGCCGGTCTTCTCATGCACCCACAGGCCGCCCTCGACCTCGTCATGCTCATCCTCGATCTCGCCGATCACCTGTTCGATCAGGTCCTCGATGGTGACCAACCCGTCGACGCCCCCGTATTCGTCGATGACCAGCGCCATGTGGATGCGCTTGGTCTGCATCTGCTGCAGCAGCACCCCGATGGGCATCGAGGGCGGAACGTACAGCAACGGCCGCAGCATCGGGCGCATGGTAAATTTGCCCCCCGCACCGAACCCGTGCTTCAGCGCCAGGTCCTTGAGATGGATCAGGCCAAGCGGGCTGTCCAGCGTGCCGCGAAAGACCGGCATCCGTGAAAACCCGTGCTCACGGAACATCTCGACCAGATCCTCCAGCGACAGGTTCGCGGGGGCGGCCACGATCTCGACCTTGGGGATGGCGACGTCATCGACCCGCATGCGGCGCAGATTGACCAAGCCGGGGGTGCCCACGACATGACGGTCCTGATGATCGTCGTCCGCGCCGCTTTCGGACCCTGTCAGGGCCGACAGCACGCGGCCAAAGAATCCTTTGCCATTACCGGCCTCCTTCTCCTCGGTGGCGCCACCGTCGACGGCGATCGCCGTGACTTCCTCGATGGCCGGCTGAGGAGCGGGCTCGGATAATCGGCTTTCGGAATTCATCGGTCTTTCTCCTGGTAAGGGTCTGGAATGCCGAGCCGGGACAGGATGGCGCGCTCGGTCGCCTCCATCAGTTCGGCATCGGGATCGTTCAGATGGTCGTAACCCAGCAGATGCAGGGTCGCATGGACCAGCAGGTGCTGGACGTGATGGTCGAAGGGCTTGCCCTGATCCTCGGCCTCGGCCGCGCAGGTATCATAGGCGATCGCGATGTCGCCCAGTTCCTCCTCGTCCGGCATCTCGGGCGCCTGACCGGGATCATGCGGCAGATGCTCGACCGACGGCCATGACAGCACGTTCGTGGCCCGGGGCTTGCCGCGGAAGTCGGCATTCAGCGCGGCGATGCGGGCGTCGTCGCAGCCCATGACGACCACCTCCCCGCCCAAGCGGTGGTGGTCCAGCGCGGCAGTGACGGCAAGGGCCGCCAGGTCCTCAAGACCGGCGGCCTGCCATCGGTCATCCTCGATGACGCAGTCGACGGAAATCTCGTCAGGCATCGTTTCTGAATGCGCGGCGGGGAACGTACTGGCCGCGCGGCTCCTCTGTTTCACCGCGGGCAAGGGCGGCGTTGTCCTCGACCTCATACGCCTTGATGATGCGCGCGACAAGCGGGTGGCGCACGACGTCATCGGCGGTGAAATAGCTGAAGCTGATGCCCTTGACGTCCTTCAGGATGCGCTCGGCGTCCATCAGGCCCGACATCATGCCGCGCGGCAGGTCGATCTGGGTGCGGTCGCCGGTGATGACCATCCGCGAGCCTTCACCAAGACGGGTCAGGAACATCTTCATCTGCATGCTGCTGGCGTTCTGCGCCTCGTCCAGCACGACGAAGGCGCGCGACAGGGTGCGCCCGCGCATGAAGGCCAGCGGCGCGATCTCAATGCGCTTCTCCTCCATCAGCTTCTGCATCTGCTTTCCGGGGAGAAAGTCGTTCAGCGCGTCGTAGAGCGGCTGCATGTACGGATCGACCTTCTCCTTCATGTCGCCCGGCAGGAAGCCCAACCGCTCCCCGGCCTCGACGGCGGGGCGCGACAGGATGATCTTGTCGACATGGCCGCCGATCAGCATCGTCACACCCACGGCCACCGCCAGATAGGTCTTGCCGGTGCCCGCAGGCCCGATGCCAAAGGCCAGCTCGTTCTGGAACAGCGACCGGACATACGCTTTCTGCGCATCCGTGCGCGGCTCGACCGACTTCTTGCGGGTTCGCAGTTCGTAGTTGCCCTGCGCGAACATCTCCAGCTGTTCGGCCGGGGTCACGTCGGTGGCGGGTTCGACCCCCATGCGCAATGCGGCCTCGACCTCGTCGGGGCCGACGGGGCGGTGCTGTTCTAGCCGCGCATACAGGCCGCGAAGCAGGTTCGCGGCCTCGGACTGGGCCTCGGGGCCGCCGACCACGGCAATCTGGTTGCCGCGACGCAGGATATGGACGCCAAGTGCCTCCTCGATCCGGGCCAGATGGCGGTCGTTGGGACCGCACAGGTCGATCAACAGCCGGTTGTCGGGGAATTCAAGCAGGGTTTCGGCAGAAGCCGCGGTGACGGGTGGCGTCGGGGTCAGGCCCAAATGTCTCTCCTGGTCAATCTGGTCGGTCCATGGTGGCAAGCCGGTCGGATTCGCACAAGTTCATGTTCGTGGTAAATGGGGCGCAACTGCCCCCGTTTGTGGCAGAACGGCCAAGCCTGTGCAAAAGTTGCATCCTTATCGCGCATGATCATTGACCCCGGCAGACGGGATTCCCAGAAAACCGGACAAGGCGGGCGCGCGGTCCATGTCCGCCACCGGGCCGTCATGCGCGATGCGACCATCCGCCAACAGCGCGACACGGTCGCCGATGATCCGGCAGCTGGCCATGTCATGCGTGATGGTGATCGCGGTGGCCCCTGTTTCGGTCACGATGCCGCGGATCAGCGCATCGATGGCCCGCGCGCGGATCGGGTCCAACCCGGTAGTCGGTTCGTCGAAGAAGATCACCGCCGGGTCGTCGGCAATGGCGCGGGCCAGGCCGACGCGCTTGGCCATGCCGCCCGACAGCTGCGCGGGCATCAGGTCGGCGATGTCCGAAGCCAGCCCCACGCGCGCCAGCTTGTCCAGCGCGATAGCGCGGGCGCGGCGGTCGTCCATCCGCTGGCGCAGGCGGAAGGCGACGTTCTGCCAGACCGACAGGCTGTCGAACAGGGCCGCCCCCTGAAACAGCATCCCGAACCGCGCCATGAAGCGTGCCCGGTCCAGCGGCTGGCCGTTCCACAGCACCTGCCCCGCATCGGGGCGTTCCAGCCCCAGGATGCATTTCAGCAGGACCGACTTGCCGGTGCCGGACTGGCCGATCACGCACAGGCTCTCGCCCGTGGCGACGCTCAGATCGACGCTGTCGAGGACCCGCTTGGCGCCAAAGGATTTGCTAAGGCCGCAGGTCCGAATCATTCGAAGAACAGCCCGGTCAGCGCAAAGTTCGCAGCCAGGATGCCGACGGCGGCGGCGACGACCGCATTGGTCGTGGCCCGTCCGACGCCTGCCGCGCCGCGCCCCGACCGCATGCCGAACCAGCATCCCGACAACGCGATGACCAGTCCGAAGACCGCCCCCTTGATTAGGCCAGAGGTAACGTCCCACGGCTCCAGATATGCCCAGCTGTTCGCGATGTAGCTGGCCGAATTGAACCCAAGCGACGTCGTGCCCACCAGCCAGCCGCCCATGATGCCGATGATGTCGCCCGTGGCCACCAGCACCGGCATGCACAGGATCGCCGCCCACAGCCGGGGCGTGACCAGCCAGCGGACCGGGTCGGTCGACAGAGTCACCAACGCGTCGATCTGTTCGGTGACGCGCATGGTCCCGATCTCGGCGGCGATGCTGCTGGCGACGCGGGCGGCGACCATCAGGCCGCCCAGGACGGGCCCCAGTTCGCGAACCATGCCGATGGCCACGATTGCCGGGACGACGTCGCCGGCCTGAAACCGCTCTCCGCCCGAATGGATCTGCAGGGCCAGCGCCGCTCCGGTGAACAACGCCGTCAGCCCTACGACCGGCAGCGACAGCCAGCCGATCTGCATCACCTGGCGCACGATTGCACGGGGTGTCCCGAACCCCGACAGCCCCCGCATCGCGAACAGCGCCACCGCCCCGATGGTCCGGGTGGCGCGTAGGGCGGGTCGTCCGATCGCCCGGATGGGCGTCACAGATA is a window from the Paracoccus marcusii genome containing:
- a CDS encoding helicase-related protein; translation: MTTRGRITAILGPTNTGKTHYAIQRMLNHRSGVIGLPLRLLAREVYDRIVAARGPSVVALVTGEERIVPDRVQYWVATTEAMPDIATDFVAIDEIQLCADPGRGHVFTDRLLHMRGTVETLFLGSSTMRPTIAALVPETQFERKERFSTLSWAGSKKLSRMPPRSAIVGFSVDDVYAMAELIRRQKGGCAVVMGALSPRTRNAQVEMYQNGEVDYLVATDAIGMGLNLDIKHVAFSATHKFDGKRVRPLFPHEMGQIAGRAGRHTESGTFGVTGEAEPLDEGLIDALENHRFAPISRLVWRNGKLDFGSMDRLVESLETGPGHELLARGREADDVATLKILRDFPEIKDRIRGGKDVRLLWDVCRVPDFRGISTMEHATLLARIFGFLQDGHIPADWLGRAIERIDRTAGDIDAISKRLAYIRTWTYVAQRTGWVADEKHWRGETRAVEDRLSDALHAALTQRFVDRRTSVLLRRLKQKESLVAEVNDKGEVTVEGEFAGRLEGFRFRPDQTASADEARMLSRASYDALKPEFHLRADRFYNAPDTEMDYTEQGGLMWGSQAVGKLVKGADPLHPGVEVFVDEEAGPEIADKVRRRAQHFIDRKIAALYEPLLTLQKDEALTGLARGFAFRLVEALGILPRDGIAAEVKELDQESRGMLRKHGVRFGQFTIFLPALLKPAPTRLRLVLWSLHEGLSEFPESPPPGLVTIPHLPVVPDQVYALSGYRPAGDRAIRIDMLERLADLLRAQDTRGGFEANPDMLSITGMTLEQFSGLMQGLGYSADKGERAKVKATETPAVVSTPEADGSDAPMTEEESVLAAETRAKWEAEQAEKRKADAPEADAVDAEPESPAEVAPPEMEVFYIFKWAPKPRGNRRPQGDRGQAERPQGDRPQGQRRGPRRDGAPRDGQSKDAAPAGDRPQGERRDRNGKPGGKFGGPKKGGKPSHQAPQTFSSRPEKKADPDSPFAILAQLKDKT
- a CDS encoding tetratricopeptide repeat protein yields the protein MVIASVVPIAAAGQGLDDAFARLAQPEGEGWRIAESDILREWSRSGSPAMDLLLQRGEAALDMGDIPSAIGHLTALTDHAPDFAAGFQTRAAAYATAGQFGPALADLRRTLELEPRHFAALTQLGAMLEEMGDDARALAAYRASLAIHPHQQEAIDGQARLEHKRIGTDI
- a CDS encoding SCP2 sterol-binding domain-containing protein, translating into MSEVVTKAVQKLGEKIDSFDSVAKFVITGEGAIMIDEDGVRAGDEDAEVTLTASRETFEGILNGDVNPATAFMMGKLKIDGSMGVAMQLGQKLS
- a CDS encoding alpha/beta fold hydrolase — its product is MQQAPFHQLPDDRSQPARAFWAQAGDGVRLRMAHWPADAARGSVLLFPGRTEYVEKYAPVAHRLMAEGYDVLSIDWRGQGMSDRLQPNPRPGHIRDFADYQHDVVEMIVAAEQLDLPRPWHLLAHSMGGCIGLAALEGGMAVQSAVFSAPMWGINLRRMQQGVALGIAYLAGRVGRGGLTAPGSGGAATTYPLDESFNANLLTGNGDEWARLVREAVAWPDLTIGGATFDWVGRALNECARLSRIPSPDMPMLVSVGSEEKVVSSQAIRDRAARWPQSELLTIPGAKHEILMETDALRDLFYEAMLARFEAS
- a CDS encoding hemolysin family protein, which produces MNSESRLSEPAPQPAIEEVTAIAVDGGATEEKEAGNGKGFFGRVLSALTGSESGADDDHQDRHVVGTPGLVNLRRMRVDDVAIPKVEIVAAPANLSLEDLVEMFREHGFSRMPVFRGTLDSPLGLIHLKDLALKHGFGAGGKFTMRPMLRPLLYVPPSMPIGVLLQQMQTKRIHMALVIDEYGGVDGLVTIEDLIEQVIGEIEDEHDEVEGGLWVHEKTGQWLIQARAALDDVEAETGLRLIGDEDEDIDTLGGLIFMLAGRVPLRGEVIAHPSGAEFEVVDADPRRLKRIRLRMPSISTPSDRKSAQS
- the ybeY gene encoding rRNA maturation RNase YbeY: MPDEISVDCVIEDDRWQAAGLEDLAALAVTAALDHHRLGGEVVVMGCDDARIAALNADFRGKPRATNVLSWPSVEHLPHDPGQAPEMPDEEELGDIAIAYDTCAAEAEDQGKPFDHHVQHLLVHATLHLLGYDHLNDPDAELMEATERAILSRLGIPDPYQEKDR
- a CDS encoding PhoH family protein encodes the protein MGLTPTPPVTAASAETLLEFPDNRLLIDLCGPNDRHLARIEEALGVHILRRGNQIAVVGGPEAQSEAANLLRGLYARLEQHRPVGPDEVEAALRMGVEPATDVTPAEQLEMFAQGNYELRTRKKSVEPRTDAQKAYVRSLFQNELAFGIGPAGTGKTYLAVAVGVTMLIGGHVDKIILSRPAVEAGERLGFLPGDMKEKVDPYMQPLYDALNDFLPGKQMQKLMEEKRIEIAPLAFMRGRTLSRAFVVLDEAQNASSMQMKMFLTRLGEGSRMVITGDRTQIDLPRGMMSGLMDAERILKDVKGISFSYFTADDVVRHPLVARIIKAYEVEDNAALARGETEEPRGQYVPRRAFRNDA
- a CDS encoding ABC transporter ATP-binding protein produces the protein MIRTCGLSKSFGAKRVLDSVDLSVATGESLCVIGQSGTGKSVLLKCILGLERPDAGQVLWNGQPLDRARFMARFGMLFQGAALFDSLSVWQNVAFRLRQRMDDRRARAIALDKLARVGLASDIADLMPAQLSGGMAKRVGLARAIADDPAVIFFDEPTTGLDPIRARAIDALIRGIVTETGATAITITHDMASCRIIGDRVALLADGRIAHDGPVADMDRAPALSGFLGIPSAGVNDHAR
- a CDS encoding MlaE family ABC transporter permease, with protein sequence MTPIRAIGRPALRATRTIGAVALFAMRGLSGFGTPRAIVRQVMQIGWLSLPVVGLTALFTGAALALQIHSGGERFQAGDVVPAIVAIGMVRELGPVLGGLMVAARVASSIAAEIGTMRVTEQIDALVTLSTDPVRWLVTPRLWAAILCMPVLVATGDIIGIMGGWLVGTTSLGFNSASYIANSWAYLEPWDVTSGLIKGAVFGLVIALSGCWFGMRSGRGAAGVGRATTNAVVAAAVGILAANFALTGLFFE